The following proteins are encoded in a genomic region of Tigriopus californicus strain San Diego chromosome 6, Tcal_SD_v2.1, whole genome shotgun sequence:
- the LOC131881949 gene encoding protein Wnt-4-like produces the protein MKVYGLCAILVAVLIQSQSIQAIRWLALSKIGSVAMVDPPDQVCNEMKGSLIKKQIKFCKRHPMFMDSVRVGALRAMDECQYQFRSRRWNCSSFEDKMNTDFDAIKTNLESPNYQGGRYVEPTIMRGMSNHSRRGSSGSPSEYVYHQTTDARPSHSLPARPGLNSLMNAIYSNNNYGYGGNRRRDLNQRALRRGRRLSRKARHDDDPGSEDDDEVDEDEDDDEDEEDEFDIQNNETGGVLGTTSLLNNTHLRTQTETEETKSGRGRKRKGNKRGRRKRKRGRKNGRKKNNKKKNKRTFGPFPVVSPGTREMAFVHAISSAGVAHTLTKACSAGELENCGCDRTLKGASAEGFEWSGCSDNVDFGVSFSRDFVDARDRRQSRKNKKNHAQPLMNLHNNEVGRKLLEKTMIQECKCHGVSGSCELKTCWRSVATFRQIGEKLIEKFDNAHEVQQNKYRGRRMLQTRSRGYKHHTDTDLVYLKSSPSYCDFEPYEGSLGTQGRECNPKSHGADGCDLMCCNRGHTTRREKRKERCRCKFRWCCFVECDECILDVDVSTCN, from the exons GGCTTTATCCAAGATCGGCTCGGTCGCCATGGTGGATCCACCCGACCAAGTGTGCAACGAGATGAAGGGCTCACTGATCAAAAAACAG ATCAAGTTTTGCAAACGGCACCCTATGTTCATGGACTCGGTTCGAGTGGGTGCCCTTCGTGCTATGGACGAATGTCAGTATCAGTTCCGATCCAGACGGTGGAACTGTTCCTCCTTTGAAGATAAAATGAATACAGACTTTGATGCCATCAAGACCAACTTGGAGTCGCCCAATTATCAGGGTGGCCGTTATGTCGAACCCACAATCATGAGGGGTATGAGCAATCACTCACGCCGAGGTAGTAGTGGTTCCCCTTCGGAGTATGTGTATCATCAAACTACGGACGCCAGGCCTTCACATTCCTTGCCTGCTCGGCCAGGGCTAAATTCGTTAATGAATGCCATCTATTCTAATAACAATTATGGCTATGGGGGAAATCGACgccgggatttgaaccaaCGCGCTCTAAGAAGGGGCAGACGACTCAGCCGAAAAG CTCGTCATGACGATGACCCTGGATCcgaagacgatgatgaagttgatgaagatgaggacgacgacgaagacgaggaggatgaATTCGACATCCAAAACAACGAGACTGGAGGTGTTTTGGGCACCACCTCTCTCCTGAATAACACCCACTTGCGAACTCAGACCGAGACAGAAGAAACCAAATCGGGTCGAGGTCGAAAGAGGAAAGGCAATAAACGGGGACGAAGGAAGCGAAAGCGAGGAAGGAAGAACGGcagaaagaagaacaacaaaaagaagaacaaacgGACATTTGGTCCATTTCCCGTGGTGTCACCAG GCACTCGTGAAATGGCCTTCGTTCATGCCATCTCAAGTGCGGGCGTGGCCCACACCTTGACCAAAGCTTGCTCGGCCGGAGAATTGGAGAACTGTGGGTGTGACCGGACCTTGAAAGGTGCTTCAGCCGAAGGATTCGAG TGGTCGGGATGTTCGGACAACGTGGATTTCGGCGTGAGTTTCTCCAGGGACTTTGTGGATGCACGGGATCGACGGCAGAGTCGGAAGAATAAGAAAAATCATGCCCAACCTTTGATGAATCTTCATAACAATGAGGTTGGCAGAAAG CTTTTGGAGAAGACCATGATCCAGGAATGCAAATGCCATGGCGTGTCCGGATCTTGCGAATTGAAGACTTGCTGGCGGTCCGTGGCAACCTTCAGACAG ATTGGAGAGAAACTGATTGAGAAATTCGACAACGCCCACGAAGTCCAACAGAACAAATATCGAGGTCGCCGAATGCTGCAGACGCGCTCCAGGGGCTATAAGCATCACACAGACACCGACTTGGTGTACTTGAAAAGTTCGCCAAGTTATTGCGATTTTGAACCCTACGAGGGTTCGTTAGGCACCCAAGGGCGGGAATGCAATCCG AAAAGCCACGGTGCGGATGGATGCGATCTGATGTGTTGCAACCGAGGCCACACAACCCGTCGAGAAAAACGTAAAGAGCGGTGCAGATGCAAATTTCGTTGGTGTTGTTTCGTCGAATGTGACGAATGTATCTTGGATGTTGATGTCAGCACGTGCAACTAA